GACGATTGATCTCATCTCAGGATCCAAATGCCGATacactacatatgtatagGCTAAAACCAGGTCAGCCACAACAACGCAATGGAACTGTGTGGAACTGCTTCCTCCCTAGGCGTCGACCTAACAAAAAACGTACACTGTCCGTTCGATAGTTACGTGGCTATGGGTAGTATTGTGGTCTACATCACTGACCTTGTTACCTTCATGTGTACTTATACTTTGGGCTGCTTGTCCTGTCTTTGTGAAACCCCAGCAGCCTCGAATGGCTCTCCTCGACGGGCTTCTTGCTTCTCTGCATTGTCTTAGCAGCGGTCTTGGGAGTGAAGGTCCATAACGCCAATGGACGAGCAAACGGATGACCAACCGGCGAATCCTAGTTGACCTTCCTGACATGACCAACCACCCTGACCAGAAACGCTGGGGCAGCATGGTGCAATTATTCGCCGATGTGGGCTTGGAAGCGCAGTTTCGTGGTGCCACAAGCAACTGAAGCGGCGCCTAGCGGCTCAAGCAACACAACAGTAGAGACTGATGGCTTTACAAGCAGTCAAGTCTCGGAGTGTTAAATGAGCCGTCCATCGATGGCCACTGCTCAATACAGAATACGGTACGAATCAACCCATACAcatcgacgccatggccaatcaTACCATAGAATCGCAAGACAACGCCGGCCTGGCGGGGTTTGGAAGTGGCCGCTACACAATGTTCTTCTGAAGCCTCAACTGTCGTCAAAGTAAACGACGTAGATGTGTTCCAATCGTAGTTTAATGTGCATTGATGCGCTTAACACCGACAACTTTGCCAGGCTGATGCGAAAATGCCCCCCAAATCCTGTAGCTTAGACATCCTAGGCTGACAATTCATGTCTCCGTAACACGAGCAAGATTTACCCCAGATAAATACAAGCTGATAGCTAGCGTGATGAGTCGGTCATAATATAGGTACACTTGTCCTCAAATAAACTCATGGTGCAAGCGTGGAGAGCAGTAGTCGAGAAGCTATCACCGGGAGAGCAAACTACTTGAGCCTCGGTCTCTTGAGACGCCTTTGCAATGTATATATCACCGCCTTACCCACAAAGTGAAAATAGAGCCGTACAGTGGTAAATGAAACTTTAAAAGACTACTAGCTCTTTTAAAAAGGTAGTTATTGCGTTTGATTGTCTCAAATTTAATACAAGTTACTGCGCCAGGTAGTTTAATACTAGTACAGCGTCGAGTACACCATGTCTAGAGCTAACTGCTTCATAAGAAGCCGCATTGTAACGAACCTATAATAGGAATCTTAAGCCATAATAAGCTAGATCAAAGAGTCCGTTAACATTAATTCTAGATATGTCACGTAGGCGTTGAAAAGTGCCATGTAGATTCTCCCCATCTTGTTGCTCGGTCTCCCACACCTTCCGTGTCATTTCTCATACTTAATTCGCCGTTTCACATCCTCCCAAGTACCTCGGCGCTCAATTCTTGCAAAGACAATGAGCGCCCACCTGCGCAGGACATCTAATATGCCTGGGTTGCCTAGCCCGTGGTCAAGGTCCAACGTCCATCCACCGGCTCAAAAGTCGCCCTCACACCTTCCGCAGCTTTGTTCAGATACGACTCAGTCTGTTTGTCAGTCAAGTTCGGCAGTGTAATCTTTTGAAACAAGTAGGGCAGAATAGACGATTTCCAGTCTCCCTTCCAcgggctgcggcggctgatTGTGACGACGATAACGAGGAAGAGCAATTCTGCGACAACCAGGATTGCTAGAAAAGAGAGGAAGCCCCAGCTAACTTTTATACAAGGCTCTGTTAGATGTGTATGGCCCTCTACATACTCGATGCCGAGAGTTTCTGGGTTCCTTCGCCAATTTGCGCCTATGGATGTTGCAAGACCCTTGGCAAATGCGTCGACTGTGGAAATATCCATATGCCCCCAATCCCAGAGCTTCTGTATCCAGGCCTCTCCGAAAAGGGGTGCGCGATATGGTAAAAGCACCGTTTCCTTGCTGAACAAGTTGTCTGCGAATACCCTCAGTGTATATACCTCGTCATGGCCAACCTGAAAGGTACATTCTGGGCGGTAATAAAGAGGGTCCTCATGATAAGTGGAATTTTCGTGAAGGGATTCCGTATAGCTCTTGTATGAGAATATATCCGTCGTGTGCGTTTCTGTTTTATTCTGAGATGCGTCACAGTCGATCCAGTTGCCATTATAGAATGTCCGATTCACCCCAAGTTGGAAGTACTTGAGGAAACTATGAGCAGGATCTACCGAGGGATGTAGAAATTGTCTACTAGATATGACTTCATGTTCTGCATATACATGATTTGTCATCTTGGCCACATAGGTCCGGACACAAGGCGTGAAGCTACATTCAAAGGCCATGCCTACATGTGTCGATGTCTCCACGTTATGACTACAGCCATATGGCCCTTTGCATTTCACAGCCAATATCTGAAAATCAAACAGGCTAGTCCTCGGCTTTTCGGGGCCTGTTATATTTTTAGAGGTTGTCATGTTGACCAAATGCATCCCGTAATCGTCATGGAAGGTTGTTCTTATCGTCGACCCGTAGCCAGGCAGGAACCATGTGATATTGTCAAGCTCCAGAACCTGATTAGAAATGTCCCTACAAGAATGGCACATGTCGAGTGTGGTGAATGGAACAGGGAATGTGCAATTTCCCGTGGAGCAAGTAACATCGGTGCTAACAGAGCTGTTTGCCGGTGGTAAATAGATGCCTGCGAGGATAGCAAATTGCATATCAGTCGAAAGATAGCGCCCTTCTTGCTTAATTTGGCCTTTTGTTGTATCTCTTGCATGGTTTACGCGAGAAATATACGCCAAATTCGGAAGAGTTCGTACACACGTAGTAATTGAGACGGATGCTTGAGAAAAAGAATCGATTGCCAGGGAGAGAATGGCGAGAGCGGCACCAAAACTAGCGACAAGTCTATTCCACCTCGTTACTCAGGATTTCCGTGTATTATCATGAGAGTTTCAGTAAAAGGGAGCCTTACGACACGCTTCGTCCACGGAACTGGTTAAAGACAAGTATGGCGGAGCCCCACGCACCATGGCTCGCGTGGTCGTAcctgtccatgtcggccagACTTCGATCCTGTTTCGAGAACAGAAGCCACTTTATGTGGCCCAATCCTGTGTCTTGCAGTCAGAATCACGTCCTTGAAAGGCCGGCGATGAACCATACGCACCGCCCGAAATAGGCACAGCCAGCACGCCCTTGAAAAGGGCGGTTAGAATTGCCACAACAGTGTTGATAGAGATAGGAGCCCTCCATTCAGAAAGGGCTTTGTTCTCATAAATGCGCAAAAGGGCGAAAATGACTGCAatgacgccgccgccaaggatAATAGAGATGATTTCCCATTTCCAAAGCGACCACGCCGACCGGGTGTGTGTAGTAGACTTTTCATCACGCGCAGCCGTATCTGGTTTGTTTGATTCTTCGACCGGTATTTCCGCAGATGGGGAGTCTGTTTTTGCCTCTCTGTCCGCATCTGTGAATCCGTGCAGGTCTACCTGAGAATCGAGCTTTGTATAGATTCCCGCCATTGTGTTGCAGTTTGCCGCGAAAGAGGGTGTGTGGGCGGAGTCGAAAATGAATCAAAGAATACAAACTTGTTGGGGGGGGACGTCTTTTTCAAGACATACGGCAAGTAACGTATCTAGATAGATAGGTTGTGTCTTATTTAGAGGTAGTGTGCCGGAACTGGGGCGCTTTAGAGAGACAGCATGTCCATCTAGCCGATAAAAGAAACCACTTTAAGAGCGAGATACAAGGCCAGACAGACAGCCTCACCTCTTCATATAGATTCGACGGGAAGGGAGGGGACCCTAGGCAGCCCAAGCCACAAGAGATAATGGCCCGGACGGGCCGGGCCGGGTCTGTAACACAAAGTGAGGTTGTTCTGCTTCTGTAGCACCCATGGGCAATGCTCGTCGAGTCATCAGCCGGTCCATCTGCTATTGTCTCTCTTGGTTCGAAGAACAGAAACAAGATGCGCATCCATTGCTCCACACACCATGCAGGAATGCCGGTATTGACCTCCTATGATAGAAATCCATAAATATCTCTCTAGTCCCACGACGCTGCTGCGCCTTGTGATGCCGTTGCTGAAATTGCTTTCGACGAAGCAGTCAGCATGGCTGGGCGCACAAGAGCCCATTGCCCTGTGCCCAAAATAGCACTCCATACCAGATACAGCTGTCAGTACCAAGATGCTCCTTTTTGGCTCTTTGCCTCGATAAAGCCACTAAAGACGTGGTCGTGACGTTTCGGATGACCTGGATGCTGGGTCGGAACACCTAGCTCTTCTTGTCGTCTATATGCTGCCCAATGCCGATGTTCCCTGATAGAGGACGTGGAAGAGTCAACTTGACTCGGAAAATACTACCAGCGCAGAGCACCAGTGGCAGATGGGTTTCGGGTGGTGGCTTCGAATGTTGTGAATCATGCATGAGAAGTTGTCTGGTGAGAGTAAGCCTGCGGGGATGCTGGGCGGCCGCGTTGGTGGTTGTGTGGTCATGGTGCGTATGTGGTTGGGGAGAAATAAGCCAGTTGACCTGTCAAGTACGATTTGTTAGAGGACATGGAAAGGAAGCAGGTTCTAGACTAGACGCAAATTTGAAGCCGTCTGgtttattattttctttcGCCTATCATTTTATATCAATATCCTAGCACTTGAGCCAAGCTAAACCTGCTAGGGGTGCAAAAGCAGCAAGGACACCAGACCAAATCCAATCAGTTCACGCGGAAGCAGGAGGCGGGGCTTGCCTGAGCTTGGAGGCTCTGTGTGTGAGGAAGGAGTTTGGCTTGTCACACTGGCACAAAGCTGAGTGCTTACTAAGAAAGTCTGAGGCAACTGCAGAGCCCCAACTTGCCAGCCAGCTACACTCGCTGTACTGTCAAATGTACCAGCGACCCATCCAGTCAGCCTATCAATCAACCATCAGTGCCTGCCTGCTCACTGGTTGGTGCCTGGCCTGCAggtggtcaactggtgcctGGTACCTGGTACCTGGTCCGTTTTGGTGCCGAAGCATAGCACGTCACCGAGGGAAAACCGCGAGCTGTTAACATTTGATCCTCGTCCACCGAGTAGAACTGGCCGTAGCCATCTCGCTGCATCCCGGTTTAATAGTCACCGGTACTTCCGGTGACCTTGCTGCAGCCTGCCCCCCTTGCTCAAAAAACCGCCGACTCGCCGAGGCTGCCACGGAACATCTCCGCCTATCGTGAGTTGTGACTCGTCAGCCCGCGTCCAATTCACCGAGCATATAAGACGAGGAGCAAGAGCAAGCTTTGGTTTGACAACCTACAAACAAATTACATCTACCCAAAGGCCCCATTCATTTGCCATGGCAAAGTCGCTCATTCGGACGGCCTCCCTGGCTGTCCTTGGCCCGCTGGCCTTGTACACAGTTTTTTGGAGTTTGGCCGTGATACCATTCTTCCAACGACAGTACGTGGCTTCATCTCATGAACCAGGAAACGTCTCGTCTCGGCTCTGGCTAACTTGCCCGTTAGCTTCTTATACGCGCACAAGTTCAATACCCTATTCTGGTCTGATGTGAACGAGCCAGAGAGATGGGGGTTCGCAAGTTGGTCTCGCCAATGGACATGACATCTCGAACAAGAGTAATTGACTTTCGCCAGAGCATCAAGTGGCACCCTTCTACTTGAAAACACCCGACGACAACAATCTCTACGCGTGGCACATCTTGCCTCTCCCTCTGTATCACAAGCATGAAGACCAAATCGTGCAAGGGGCTTCATCAGAGACGGTCCCCCTTGACATTACCACCACAGAATCGTTCCGATTACTGAAATCGGACCCGAAGGCCAAATTGATTCTGTATTGTAAGTGCTTTCTGTTGTGTTTCAGTTTACGCGCATTTGTCCTAACATGTCAATAGTTCATGGAGTTTGTTCCCCGTTGCCGAGGCTTGGCCCCGGATTACTCGCCCGTGCTAACAGATTCTTGTCCTAGAACGCCGGTCATATCGCTCAGATGTTCAGAGCAGACAGCTACCATTCACTAACAGACACGTCATCCTATCACGTAGTTGCCATTGACTACCGTGGCTACGGCCATTCCACAGGCGTCCCCAGCGAGGAGGGCCTCATCCAGGACGCAGAGACACTTGTCAATTGGGCCATGAACGTGGCTGGCATTCCGTCTCATAGGATCGTCCTGTTTGGTCACAGTCTCGGGACGGCGGTGGCAAGCGGTGCAGCCGAGCGATTTGCCCGCCGGGGTGTTGATTTCGCCGGCCTCGTTCTTGTTGCTGGATTCAGCGACCTCGCCAATTTGCTGACGGGGTATCGCATTAGCGGCGTGTTCCCCGTCGTGGGACCGCTCGCGGCCTGGCCCTCTGCCGTCAAGTATCTGCAGACGTACGTTGTGGACAAGTGGCATTCCGCGGACCGACTTGCCAGCATCGTGCGCAACACCAAGAAGAGGCTGCGCCTTGAGCTGATCCATGCCTACAGCGACTGGGACATCCCGTGGCAGCATGAGGAGATTCTGTTCCAGGCAGCAGCCAATGCAACGACCAGCGGTCTCACCCAAACCGAGTTTGACCAGTTCAAAGACAAGCACATGAAGCTCAGCCCCGGAGGCGACGGCTTTTCAGTGACTGTAAAGTCTAACCCAGATACCATAATCAGGCAGCAATTGGTTCTTCACGGAGGTAAGTGTTTGAGCGTTGGGGTGACTGTCCCGGGCGGGAGCTGACATGGGCCTAGGCCATAACGAAATCGTAGCTTCTTCATCCGTGCTGAGAGCCGTAATGAGGTGTTTTGACGAGGAGTAATGGAATAGAAGACTATGTACTATATATTGTAGGAGGCATCAGCCTACAAAACCATGTAGCTGGACCCGCAATCATTCGCAGCTGTTCAGATGCCATTTGATGCTTTGGCTTGTGTGCAACCTCCCAGAGGAGAAGTACAGCATCTGCCTGTCctccatacatacatacacagcTGCAAAGCGTCAGCTTACGGATGCAGCCAAGTGGATAATATCATAATATCCCTGTCGCAGCTCGCAAGCATATTGTAAACGTGTTGTTTAGCGAGGACGGCATCGTAGCGACCAAGCCTGACTACAAAGAGAACAAAGGCTTGAGGGACATGGgcatggaggaggagcgggCTTGAACAATGGCGCAACCCCGCAACCGCCGACATCGATGTCAATTGTTGAACTGAGCCGTGCAAAACCCCCCACCATCCCACCATCTAACCCCAGGCCACCAAAAAAGAGCTCCGGCTCGTCTCAACGTTTCAGCTCAGCACCATCACCAGTGGCACACGTGCAAAAGCGCACCGCTCCCATCATGCCGCCCGAAGAGTCCAAGATGGCCGAGCCCATTGTCGACAAGGGCAAACAAGTCGACCAGGGCGAATCCGAGTCCGAAGATGACGAGCCTGCCGCCACCACCTCGGCCGCCGACACGCCGGCAGGGACGTCAACTGctagcaaaaagaagaagtcgaagcgcaagaaggccaagcagCTCCTGACGGGCAAATCCGAAGAGCAGAAGCAGGCCGACGAGGTGACAAAGGCCATAGGGGGCTTGACGCCTCAGCAAATGAAGGAGCTGGTGTCCCTCAACCCGGGGCTCATGCAAGAGCTTGCGGCTGCGTCTGGAAGCTCGAACCCGTCCCCCGACCAAGTCGCCAATATGCTCAAGAACATGAACCTCGCCGACATCATGACTGGTCTGGCAGCCAGCGGcaagaatgtcaaggacatgggtGCGTACAAGTTCTGGCAGACGCAGCCCGTGCCCAAGTTTGGCGAGGAGGGAGCCAAGGTGGAGGACGGCCCATTGAAGATGCAAAAGGTCGAGGATATCGACAAGGAGCCACAACCTCTGGTGGCTGGGTTCGAGTGGGTGACGGTCGACTTGATGGATGACGGAGAAATAAAGGAGGTGTATGAGCTGTTGAACGGACACTacgtcgaggacgacgaggccatgTTCCGCTTCAACTATATCCCCGAAGTGCTCAGATGGTACGTTTTTCCCAGGTGGTCCCCCccaaaggaaaaaggaaaacgGTAAAAGGTCAAGAGATTTCTACGGACTTGTCTAACAAGGGACTcagggccatgatggctccAGGCTGGCAGCGCAAATACCACATTGGTGTGCGAGCGTCGCAGTCCCGCAAGCTGGTGGCCTTCATCTCCGCCATCCCCGTGCAAATTCGCGTGCGCGACAAGACCTTTACGTCGTCCGAGGTCAACTTCCTCTGCGTGCACAAGAAGCTCCGCGGCAAGCGCCTCGCGCCGGTGCTCATCAAGGAGGTCACCCGCATCAGcaacctcgacggcgtctggCAGGGCCTGTACACCGCAGGCGTCGTGCTGCCCCGGCCCGTGAGCACAAGCCGGTACTACCACCGCGCGCTGAACTGGAAAAAGCTGCACGCGTGCGGGTTCAGCCCCCTTCCCGCGGGTAGCAAGCCGGAATACCAGGTGCGCAAGTACGCGCTGCCGGAAACCACGGCGACAAAGGGCCTGCGCGAAATGCAAGACAAGGACGTGGATGCCGTCGTAGGCCTGCTGAAGAGATACCTGGGGCGGTACAACATGGCGCCAGAGTTTGCCGCGGAAGAAGCCCGCCACTGGTTTCTGCCCAAGAAGGACTCGAAGCAGGTGATTTGGTCCTATGTGGTCGAGGTACGTGACAGTTTCCCCCAAAGGCCGTGCCAAGCACCTACAGCGGCTCAAGTCTAACCATGCGCAACCTAGGACAATGGCAAAAtcaccgacttcttctccttcttctgcgTCGAatcctccatcatcaagaACAACGACGTCCTCCGCGTCGCCTACCTCTTCTACTACGCCAGCGAGGCCGGCCTCAGCGAGCCGTTTGACAAGCCGGCTCTCAAGACTCGTCTCAACGCGCTCATCAACGACGCCCTGATCCTCGCCAAGAGGGCCAAGCTGGATGTGTTCAACGCGCTGTCGCTCATGGACAACGCGCTGTTCCTGGAGCAGCAAAAGtttggcgccggcgacgggCAGCTCCATTACTACCTGTTCAACTATCGGGCCAGCCCGATTTCCGGCGGGGTCAATGCCAAGAATCAGCTGGACGAGGATCATTTGAGTGGTATTGGGCTGGTGATGCCGTAAGAGTGGGAGTGACAGTAGCAGTAGATGATGTGTGACGGTAGCCAAAGAAAGCATTGCCATTCACGAGCATAGGCGCCCGGAACCGTGTTTCGTAGTTGTGAAGCGGTCCATGGATGAAGTTGGGATGCCTCGTGCGCTATGATAGTCTGGCAAAATACAAAGTTGCATGCCGTTCTAGATAACGACAGCTGATGATTCAAGCCATGCTGTTTTTTGCACGCATCCGCTTCCACTGTGGCGCCAAGTCGGAAGCGTACCTTCGCAGCTAAATATGTGCTTTATCAACAGTCGGTGCGCACAAAATGGTATCAGATTGTGCGctggaacatttgaagttgAATCGTGGGTTAGGTGTAATAAGACATGGAAGCATATTCACAGGACGAGCTTCAAgacagtactccgtacagggtAAGCGCCGGGTGCCTGAACGGCCCCAAGACGGATGAGGCGTCTGGGGTTCACACCAACAACCAACATGTCACCAAAAACTCCGACGGGGCAAAAACAACAATCCGCTCCGGTCGCGTGCGCACCAAGACGAGATGAGCCCGAACTTGCCATCGCGGGCAAAACAGCCTCATATCATCCATGAGAGCCCTTTTACAACGTAGAAACGAGTCTCGAACCAACAAAGTCTTGTTCTCCCCCGAAccccgccgcctcgccgccagaAAAGAGAAAGCATCCCTCAACTCCATACCTCGGCATCGTCACTGCACCACCAAGACGCAGGATTTCCCCAAGAAAGAATGCCGGAACCGTACGTCCCATATCCCTCTGCCTGCTTCAATAAAATAAACCAGAGCTGACAAAACCCTCGACGCCTCACAGAACATACAACTTCCCCTCGGTGGAGgaaaccaccaaccacccaGCATACAAAGGCACCGTTTGGAAGCTCAAGCCTCACTCCTCCGGCCACCTGCCCGTGGCCAAGGGGCGCGGCGGCCCCCTAAAGATCTACTGGGAAGTGCACGGCACCGGCCCAACCAAGCTCATTGCAAGTCTTGCCCCCCCCAGCGCCGTCCCAAGACGCCATCTAACCGGACAACAAGCTCATCATGGGCCTCGCCGGCACGCTCACGTCGTGGCAGATCCAGACGCACCACTTCGGCCACGTCCACGGCGCCCAGAACTCGgtgctcgtcctcgacaacCGCGGCGTCGGGCGGTCCGACAAGCCGCTGGGGCGGTACACGACGAGCGGCATGGCGGCCGACGTGCTCGAGGTCGCCGACCACGTCGGGTGGACGCAGCCGCGGCAGCTCAACGTCGTGGGCATCTCGCTGGGCGGCATGGTCGCGCAGGAGCTGGCGTGCCTGGCGCCCTCGCGCGTGCGCTCCCTCTCGCTCCTG
The DNA window shown above is from Metarhizium brunneum chromosome 1, complete sequence and carries:
- the abhd12 gene encoding Lysophosphatidylserine lipase ABHD12, which produces MAKSLIRTASLAVLGPLALYTVFWSLAVIPFFQRHFLYAHKFNTLFWSDVNEPERWGFAKHQVAPFYLKTPDDNNLYAWHILPLPLYHKHEDQIVQGASSETVPLDITTTESFRLLKSDPKAKLILYFHGNAGHIAQMFRADSYHSLTDTSSYHVVAIDYRGYGHSTGVPSEEGLIQDAETLVNWAMNVAGIPSHRIVLFGHSLGTAVASGAAERFARRGVDFAGLVLVAGFSDLANLLTGYRISGVFPVVGPLAAWPSAVKYLQTYVVDKWHSADRLASIVRNTKKRLRLELIHAYSDWDIPWQHEEILFQAAANATTSGLTQTEFDQFKDKHMKLSPGGDGFSVTVKSNPDTIIRQQLVLHGGHNEIVASSSVLRAVMRCFDEE
- the NMT1_0 gene encoding Glycylpeptide N-tetradecanoyltransferase, whose protein sequence is MPPEESKMAEPIVDKGKQVDQGESESEDDEPAATTSAADTPAGTSTASKKKKSKRKKAKQLLTGKSEEQKQADEVTKAIGGLTPQQMKELVSLNPGLMQELAAASGSSNPSPDQVANMLKNMNLADIMTGLAASGKNVKDMGAYKFWQTQPVPKFGEEGAKVEDGPLKMQKVEDIDKEPQPLVAGFEWVTVDLMDDGEIKEVYELLNGHYVEDDEAMFRFNYIPEVLRWAMMAPGWQRKYHIGVRASQSRKLVAFISAIPVQIRVRDKTFTSSEVNFLCVHKKLRGKRLAPVLIKEVTRISNLDGVWQGLYTAGVVLPRPVSTSRYYHRALNWKKLHACGFSPLPAGSKPEYQVRKYALPETTATKGLREMQDKDVDAVVGLLKRYLGRYNMAPEFAAEEARHWFLPKKDSKQVIWSYVVEDNGKITDFFSFFCVESSIIKNNDVLRVAYLFYYASEAGLSEPFDKPALKTRLNALINDALILAKRAKLDVFNALSLMDNALFLEQQKFGAGDGQLHYYLFNYRASPISGGVNAKNQLDEDHLSGIGLVMP